A window of Deltaproteobacteria bacterium genomic DNA:
GCTTGATGGACAGCGAGGAGCGCGTCCCCGCGGTGGGGGAGAAGAAGTGATTGCGGGTGTCGTAGGAAAGCCTCGGGGTGACCGCACTCGTGGTGGATTCGCCCTCCTCGATGCTCCGCGGCGCGTCCTCCCCCACGTCCGTGACCTTGGAACGGAAGAACGTGTAGCCTATCCCACCGTGCAGGTGGTCCAGAACGGAGAATCCGGGCTCCACGTCCGGGTCATCGCCCCGCCAGACGTCCGCGCGACGCCCGAAGTACGGCAGACGGACGTAGCGCAAGGGAGTGCTGACCCGGGTGGCGAAACCCGTGCGCTGATTGGTCCAGGTGGCGTATTCGGCGGTCGTGTGAAAAACGTCGAAACCGAGATCCGTTCGGGTGTCGAAAATGCGCGGTTCCACGTAACCCAGGACGATGTCCTGGTCGGTGCTGCTCAACGTGAGGTCCGCGGACACTCGCCGTCCGGTGCCGAAGAGGTTGCGTTCCTCCAGGGAGGTGCGGAAGGAGAACCCGCTGGCGGTGCTGTAGCCCGCGCCCACGCTGAAGGCACCGGTGGGCGCTTCCTCCACTTTCACCAGCAGGTTGATCCGGTCATCCCGCTCGGCCTTCTCCGTGGACACGGTGACGTCCTTGAAGAAACCCGTGCGCAACAGGGAGTTGCGGCTCTCCCTGACCCTCGCGGAGGAGAACCGTGTCTCTTCCGCCACTTCGAGCTCCCGCCGGATCACCTTGTCCCGGGTCTTGACGTTGCCCGCGATTCTCACCTCGTCGAAGTAGACCAGCGGCCCCTGCTTGACAAGGTAGGTCACGTTCACCAGCCGCTCCTCGACGTTGAAACGTGTCTGGGGAGTCACCTCAACGAACGCGTAGCCGCGGTCCGCGTAGCGTTCCTGCAGTGCGGTGACGTCGTTGAGCAGGCGGCTCCGGCGGAACACCTGCCCCGAAGTGAGGCTGACCCGTTCCAGGAGCCGTTCCGGCGTCCGGCCGATGTCCCCGCCGACCCTCACCTCTCCGACGCGGTAGCGCTCGCCCTCCTGGATGCGGATCACGACATCCAGACCTTCGCCCCGGGGCAGGACGATGGGCTCGTCGACCTTGTGGTCCACGAACCCGTGGTCGTAGTACAAGGCCGACAACTGCGTGGTGTCGTTGGTAAGGACGTCCGGATCCAGGCGGCCGCGGCTGGTGAAGGGGATGAACCACCGCTCCTTCGTATCCATGACATCCTTCAATTCGTCGTCGGAGAAGGCCCGGTTGCCCTCGAGAGTGATCTTGTGGATCAGCAACGTCTCGCCCTCGACGATGGTCAGGGTCACGGTGGTCTGATTGTTCTCGGCCGGGGTCAGCCGGTAGTCGACACGGGTATTGACGTGGCCGGCTTCGCCATAGAGGCGCAGCACCCGCTGCAGTCCTTCCTGCAAACGCGCGTTGTCCAGGGCCGTGCGTAGCTGGACGCCCAGGGCGGCTTCGATGTCGTCCGTGGACACCTGGTCGTTGCCCACGATCCGGACCTCCCTCACGTACGGGCGTTCCCTGACCGTGTAGGTCAGAACGCCGGCGGCGGAGAAGTCGGCGCTCACGTCGTCGAAAAGACCCATGCGGTAGATGGCCTTGACGTCCCGGTTCACCATCTCGGCGTCGAACGGTTGCCCCGGCTGGGTCTCGATGCTCAGCCGGATGGCGTCCTCCTCCACCCTCAGGTTGCCCGCGACGCGGACCTCGCTGACCTGGGACTGGGCGACGGCCAGCCCATGCCAACCGGCAATACAACACATCCCGGCCACAAGGACCGTGGCGATTCTTCCCCCAATTGTAATTCGCATGAGTCAATACGCCGAAAAAGGCATGTATCGTGCAATGTCCTGCTAGCAAGTTCACCGGCCGTTGTAAAGCAATTCCGAAGGGCCGTAAACACCTGGAGGCCCTGGCGCGGCGCCGCGCACGAGGCTCCGGCGATCATTCCGAGAGCTCGAACAGGCGCCCCTCGCGCAGTTCGAGCCGCCGGTTCATGCGTCCCGCGAGATGACGGTTGTGGGTCGTGACGATCAAGCCCAGACCGCGCTCTTCGTTGAGACCGCACAGCAAATCCTCTATCTCGCCCGCGGTCCCGGGATCCAGGTTGCCCGTGGGCTCGTCGGCGAGCATGAGCTGCGGTCCAAGGATCAGCGCGCGCGCAATCGCCACCCGCTGCTGCTCCCCGCCGGACAACTCCCCGGGCCGGTGCGTCAGCCGGTGAGCCAGGCCCACCGCGTCCAGCAACTCCAGGGCGGAGGCGCGCGCGCGGGGCCGGTCCCAGCGCGCGATCAGGGCCGGCATCATGACGTTCTCCAGGGCGTTGAAGTCGGGGAGCAGGTGATGAAGCTGGAAGACGAAGCCGATGACGCGGTTGCGCAGGGCGGAGATCTCGTCGTCGCTCCAGCCGGTGACGTCCCGTCCCTCGTAGCGCAGCGTGCCCCGATCGGCTTGGTCGAGGGTGCCGATGATGTACAGCAACGTGCTCTTGCCCACGCCGGACTCGCCGATGATGGCGAGCCGCTCGCCTTGTTCCAGCGCCAGGTCGAGGTCCGCGAGCACGTCCACGCGCCGGTCGCCGCTGGTGTAGGACTTGACGAGTCCGCGTATTTCGATCAGCGCCGCCATGGCCGACTACTCGTAACGGATCACGTCCACGGGATGAAGCCGCGCCGCCTGCCGCGCCGGGTAGATGCTGGCGAGACAGCAAATGACAAGGGAGGCCAGCGCCACCAGGGCGAAATAGAGCGGCGAGATGCTCACCGGCACCGTGGAGACCACGAAGACGTCCTCGGGCAGATCGATGAACTGGTAGCGTTCGATGAGCCGCGCGAGCACGTAGCCGACCACCACGCCCAGCACGGTGCCGGCGGCGCCGATGATCCAACCCTTCAACAGAAAGATCCAGCGGATGCTGCCGCGGGAAGCCCCCATGGAGCGCAGCACCGCGATGTCCTTGCGCTTCTCCATCACCACCATGATGAGGGTCGAGACGATGTTGAAGGCGGCGATGAGCACCATCAGCAGGAGCACCAGGAAATACACCGTCTTCTCCAGGCGCAGCGCGGCGAACAGGTTGGGCCACAGGCGCGTCCAGTCCTCCACCCGGTAGCGTTCGCCGACATCCTCCTGGATGCCGGCGGCAATGGCCACGGCGTTGCCCACGTCGGTGACGGTGATCTCGATGCTGGTGGCCACCTTGCCCACGCCGAAGAAGTCCTGGGCCGCCGGGAGACCGAGGAACGCCAAACCGCTGTCATACTCGCGCATGCCCGAATCGAAGATGCCGGCCACGGCGAAGCGCCGGATGCGCGGGATGATGCCCACGGCGGTGGGACTGCCGATGGGCGACACCGCCTGCAGCGCGTCGCCCAAACCCACCCGGAGCTGTTCCGCGAGCCGGTCGCCGATGATGATGCCCGGGAGCCGCAGTTCCCGGCCGTCCACCGTCACCGGGGTGCGCGTCTTCAGACCGTCCAGGCGTCCCTCCCGCAGGTGTTCTTCAAGCTCCACGCTGGAACGGTCCGGATCGATGCCGCGAACGACCACACCCGAAACCCGGCTTCGGGAGGTGAGGATGATATGCCCGGTGAGCATGGGCGCGGCCGAGACCACGTCGTCGCGCTCGCCGACGCGTTGGGCGAGCTCGTCGTAGCCCCGCAGATAGCTGGCCGGCCGGACCAGGAGCACGTGAGCGTTGAGACCCAGGAGCCGGTCGCGCAGCACCTCTTCGAAGCCGGTCATCACCGCGATCACCACGTTGAGGGTGACCACCGCGATCATCACTCCGAGCACGGAAATGACGGTGAGCAGGGAGATGAACCGCTCGCTGCGCCGGGCCCGCAGATAACGCAGCCCTACGAACAACTCGTACGGCATGGTCAGGAACGCAGCAGCGGGAAGAGGATGACGTCGCGGATCGAGGGGGAGTCGGTCAGAAGCATCACCAGGCGGTCGATGCCGATGCCCTCGCCCGCCGCCGGCGGCATGGCGTACTCCAGGGCGCGCACGTAATCCTCGTCCACCTCGCAGGCGGTGTCGTCGCCGGCCCGCCGGGCCGCCGCCTGCTCCTCGAAGCGGCACCGCTGGTCGGCCGGGTCGTTGAGCTCGGAGAAGGCATTGGCCAGCTCCCTGCCGCCGATGAAAAGCTCGAAACGATCCACGAACTCCGGGTCCGCCTCGTTCCGGCGCGCCAGCGGCGACACCTCCAGGGGATAGCCGATGACGAACGTGGGCTGGATCAGGCGCGGCTCCACCAGATGCTCGAACAGCTCCACCAGGAGCTTGCCGCGACCGAGCTTCGGGTCGACCTTGAGGGAATGCCGCTCGGCGAGCTTGCGCAGGACCTCCACGCTCGCCAGCTCCGACGCTTCCACACCGGCATGGCGCGCCACGCCCTCGGTCAGGGAAAGCCGTTGCCAGGGCCGCTCCAGGTTCACCTCGTGCTCGCCCCACGGGATGCGCAGGCTCCCGCGCACGGCCTGCGCCAGTTCCACGAACAGCTCCTCGGTGAGCTCCATCATGTCGCGGTAGTCGGCGTAGGCCTGGTAGAACTCCACCATGGTGAACTCGGGGTTGTGGCGCGTGGACAGGCCCTCGTTGCGGAAGTTGCGATTGAGCTCGAAGACGCGCTCCAGCCCGCCCACCAGCAGGCGCTTGAGGAACAGCTCCGGCGCCACCCGCAGGTAGAGGTCCAGGTCCAGGGCGTTGTGGTGCGTCACGAAGGGCTTGGCCGCCGCGCCGCCCGCCATGGACTGCATCATGGGGGTCTCGACCTCGAGGAAGCCGCGCTGCTCCAGGAAACGGCGTATGAGCGAGATGATGCGCGAGCGGTTGCGGAAAACTTCGCGCACGTCCGGGTTCACCATCAGGTCCACGTAGCGCTGCCGGTAGCGGGTCTCCACGTCCTTCAAGCCGTGCCACTTCTCCGGTAGCGGGCGGATGCACTTGCTCAGCGGCCGGACTTCCCGCGCCTCGATGGTCAACTCGTCGGTGCGGGTGCGGAACAGCCGGCCCGCCACGCCGACAACGTCGCCCACGTCGGCCGCGCGCACGCGCGCGTAGGCCTCGTCTCCGAGCTTGTCCTTGCGCGCGTAGACCTGGAGCCTGCCGGTGCGGTCCTCCAGTTCGAAGAACGCCGCCTTGCCGTGGGGCCGGTGCGCGCGGATGCGCCCCGCCAGCGTGAACTCTTCGGTCAACGCTTCCAGCGCGGCCGCGTCGAGGTCGCCGTGCCGTTCGCGGACGTCCCCCGCCGTGTGGCTGGGGCGAAAGTCGTTGGGATAGACGGGTAGGCCCTGCGCCTGGAGCTGCGCCACCTTCTGGCGGCGCACCGCCATCTGCTCGTTGGCTTCATCCATGTGTCTTCGGAAGTTCTGCTCGGAGCCGGTAGGGCCTTACGACGCGTCATTCCCGCGAAAGCGGGAATCCAGGGGTGGGGAACGACGTCTCGTAAGGTCCCTCTCTCACGAGTTTTGGCACCGCCTGCTGTACAAGTACTCTTCCTGGAACGCAGGGCACAAGGGTCACAGCATCCCGAGCTGAAGCTTGGCCGCGTCCGACATGAGGCTGGGGTCCCAGGGCGGCTCCCAGACGATGTCGACATGCACGTCCGTAACGCCGTCCACTGCCCGCACCTTCTCTTCCACCTCCGCGGGAAGGGACTGGGCCGCCGGGCAGTTG
This region includes:
- the bamA gene encoding outer membrane protein assembly factor BamA, whose amino-acid sequence is MCCIAGWHGLAVAQSQVSEVRVAGNLRVEEDAIRLSIETQPGQPFDAEMVNRDVKAIYRMGLFDDVSADFSAAGVLTYTVRERPYVREVRIVGNDQVSTDDIEAALGVQLRTALDNARLQEGLQRVLRLYGEAGHVNTRVDYRLTPAENNQTTVTLTIVEGETLLIHKITLEGNRAFSDDELKDVMDTKERWFIPFTSRGRLDPDVLTNDTTQLSALYYDHGFVDHKVDEPIVLPRGEGLDVVIRIQEGERYRVGEVRVGGDIGRTPERLLERVSLTSGQVFRRSRLLNDVTALQERYADRGYAFVEVTPQTRFNVEERLVNVTYLVKQGPLVYFDEVRIAGNVKTRDKVIRRELEVAEETRFSSARVRESRNSLLRTGFFKDVTVSTEKAERDDRINLLVKVEEAPTGAFSVGAGYSTASGFSFRTSLEERNLFGTGRRVSADLTLSSTDQDIVLGYVEPRIFDTRTDLGFDVFHTTAEYATWTNQRTGFATRVSTPLRYVRLPYFGRRADVWRGDDPDVEPGFSVLDHLHGGIGYTFFRSKVTDVGEDAPRSIEEGESTTSAVTPRLSYDTRNHFFSPTAGTRSSLSIKLAGLGGDNRFVRSDLSVGWYYPILANFDWGKSFALLLGGRIGYGDSWTERELPLFERYFAGGINSVRGYEYRTLGPRECPRDTPDTPDTSDCDAEVVGGNKLLILKTELHFPIANQWGFRGSLFFDQGQAFGPSENIRIEDLRRSVGLAMRWQSPIGPVRLSWAFPVNAEPTDRKELLGFAFGALGGF
- a CDS encoding ABC transporter ATP-binding protein, whose amino-acid sequence is MAALIEIRGLVKSYTSGDRRVDVLADLDLALEQGERLAIIGESGVGKSTLLYIIGTLDQADRGTLRYEGRDVTGWSDDEISALRNRVIGFVFQLHHLLPDFNALENVMMPALIARWDRPRARASALELLDAVGLAHRLTHRPGELSGGEQQRVAIARALILGPQLMLADEPTGNLDPGTAGEIEDLLCGLNEERGLGLIVTTHNRHLAGRMNRRLELREGRLFELSE
- a CDS encoding FtsX-like permease family protein, with the translated sequence MPYELFVGLRYLRARRSERFISLLTVISVLGVMIAVVTLNVVIAVMTGFEEVLRDRLLGLNAHVLLVRPASYLRGYDELAQRVGERDDVVSAAPMLTGHIILTSRSRVSGVVVRGIDPDRSSVELEEHLREGRLDGLKTRTPVTVDGRELRLPGIIIGDRLAEQLRVGLGDALQAVSPIGSPTAVGIIPRIRRFAVAGIFDSGMREYDSGLAFLGLPAAQDFFGVGKVATSIEITVTDVGNAVAIAAGIQEDVGERYRVEDWTRLWPNLFAALRLEKTVYFLVLLLMVLIAAFNIVSTLIMVVMEKRKDIAVLRSMGASRGSIRWIFLLKGWIIGAAGTVLGVVVGYVLARLIERYQFIDLPEDVFVVSTVPVSISPLYFALVALASLVICCLASIYPARQAARLHPVDVIRYE
- the lysS gene encoding lysine--tRNA ligase, with product MDEANEQMAVRRQKVAQLQAQGLPVYPNDFRPSHTAGDVRERHGDLDAAALEALTEEFTLAGRIRAHRPHGKAAFFELEDRTGRLQVYARKDKLGDEAYARVRAADVGDVVGVAGRLFRTRTDELTIEAREVRPLSKCIRPLPEKWHGLKDVETRYRQRYVDLMVNPDVREVFRNRSRIISLIRRFLEQRGFLEVETPMMQSMAGGAAAKPFVTHHNALDLDLYLRVAPELFLKRLLVGGLERVFELNRNFRNEGLSTRHNPEFTMVEFYQAYADYRDMMELTEELFVELAQAVRGSLRIPWGEHEVNLERPWQRLSLTEGVARHAGVEASELASVEVLRKLAERHSLKVDPKLGRGKLLVELFEHLVEPRLIQPTFVIGYPLEVSPLARRNEADPEFVDRFELFIGGRELANAFSELNDPADQRCRFEEQAAARRAGDDTACEVDEDYVRALEYAMPPAAGEGIGIDRLVMLLTDSPSIRDVILFPLLRS